Genomic DNA from Elgaria multicarinata webbii isolate HBS135686 ecotype San Diego chromosome 2, rElgMul1.1.pri, whole genome shotgun sequence:
AATGTAAATCCGGGAGGcacttaatttctctcttgtGTTGTTCTCAAGCGGTGTGGTGCTTTGTGtaataaaaacagaaagaggATGGGGACATCTCTACTTGCCTATCCTTTAGAGGAGGGAGATAGAGACATGTAAGGCTGACAAGTTATGATGGCAAAGGAGCACAACTAAATAAATAGGTTTAATTTCAGGTCTAGACAAAATCACAGAGTACGTTTCAGGTGAAGCCTATCCCCAGACACTCGTTCTCTCCTAGGCCAACTGTAGTGGGGTCATGAGTTTGCCCTAACAGACCTGCCCCAGGAAGTGCTCCTGCTCTCTGTGAGTTGCCCTTCCCCCAGGAATCTGACCATGAACTGTAGTTGCTGGGAAATAGCAACTGTTCTGTCCCCTGCAAGCTTGACTTACCATGTGCTGTTGCCTTTCGGGAACAGTGCCTGTGCTTGGATAGTGTCATCGCAATGACCTGGATGGAGAAACTCTAAGATGGTTTGCCTGCTACTTCAGTGTACCTCCTCTCTCTTCTCCACTCATACAGCAACGGGAGGAAGTCCTCTTGAagactctttctctcttcctctgtaTGTCTCTCACTGGAATATTCTTCACCTATTCTCTATTGATTAGCAGAGCTCTTTTGTCTACTTGCTCCTCTATAAGTTTGCCAAAgatttttccctttcatttcatAGCAGGACCCAAAGCAGCAGACGATCTTAAACCttttccagaggaccttttcagaGGATGCAGATGACATGGATGAAGCCCTGCTTGTGGAAGCATTGGATGCATGTGAAGATTCTGGACAACGAGATTCATCGGTTGAAGGAGAAGGAAACCTCTTCCAATCAAGCTCATGCAAGAAAAGGCATATTGATGACTTTTTTTGCGGACAGTAATGCAGACAATtatgcttattttttattattatttaaggggggggggaaatcagtatATTCAGTAAATGTGGTTGTTCAAATAAACTTAATATctatttttgaagtgtttttgaATTTTGCACATATAagtatctttttcttttacacaaCAGGAGGAGACTGACACTAACCAGTTATTACATATGTAGCCCAAGCCTATATAGGTTGGAAGTAgtctcactgagtttaatgggatttacttccagataaatatgCAGCCCAAATTGCATTTTAGTTACTATGAAAGACAGAGTTACTGATGAAAGACAGAGCTCTAAATGTAAGAGTTCCAAAAAGTGCAGTTTTTCTACCAATGCATAACTTTGAAGCAAAGGTTTTCTCCAGTGTGGGCCAAAGGTTCAGGTATGAATAGAGCTTCCGGAATTCAGTCAGTACAGGATGCAGCAGGGATCACCCCATTGTGCAGTGATGTATTCACCACTCCCCTGACCCCGTGGCTAGCTTGAacaagccaagatgggcaagggtcaagagagGATATGGTGGGTCAAACAGATGCCAGCGTCTTGTTTACATCCTCTGGCTCCAAAAACtggaattgatcccacaaaacaggataagacaATGCAATGGACACCTCATCAGACACTTAGTCAATAGCCGCGTTCAAGTCAGGATGAAGGTgagccattttatcctcaaagtgtcttgcaaactcatcacagctaGCATTTGAGGGTCCTAGTATTGGACTGGGTGTGTTAGATGTAATTAATTCCCgaaccacttggaaaagctcAGCTGGATAACAGCTTGAGGATGCGATGGAGGCAGCAaaggaagccttctttgctgccttcactgcCACGCAGTAAGCACGACTGTACACTCTTACACGTTTGGTCATCTTCAAGACAAGTCTTACACCATTTACGCTCTAaccatcttctgacctgtttcattgcccAGAGCTTCCTAGTAAACGAGGGGGCCTTCCGAGCTCCACAGTGTTGAAGAGGGTACTCAGGAGCGATTGTGTCAATGGCCCTTCATACCTCGCCATTCTGTAGTGCGACAAGGGCCTCGACAGAATCATcggctctggctactgaaaattcctccaaagcattcaggaatcaatcagattccataagtctccagGGGAAGACCATCTGAATGGATCCCCCACCTCTGCAGGGAGGGACTGGCACCGTGAGACCAAATTTCACTGGGAAGTGGTCTGACCAGGACAATGGGGTGCTTTCTATCCCCCGCAATATTCAGACCACCCCCCTCATGCCCTGAGGTAGAGACGTATGCCCTGCCCTATGTGTTGGGCTGGTGACAAATTGAGACAGCCATAAGTCCCgagctggtcctgttaaggcagcctTAGCATGGATGTTGAAATCTCCCAGGACCAAGGTTCTAGGATTTTCCAGTACCATATCCAAGACTGCCTCAGACAGCTTGGTCAGGGAATCCATTGGgtagcagggtgggcagtacCCTCACTCCTAGGGTGGAGAGGTTTCCTGGTGAGCGAGACCCTGGCCCTGAAGCctgggttggtgctgcactgaataaccagatgggcaaagctgggtcatATCTACACCGCCCAGTTCACCCATCCTGGTCTCAGTGATGCACACCAGGTCAGCTCCTTCATCCACAATCATATCATGGATGAACGACGTCTTGTTACGAACCGACCTGGCATTCACCAGCACCACAACCAGGCCAGAGGGTACAGAGGAACctgtgggatggggaggggatcaGAAAGGGGAATGGCTTGTAGCCATCTGACTCCCCCACGAGTTGGATAACGTTTCCTCCTCATTGTACCATGACAATTGCTATGGTGGCACCCTCTACCTCCATATTACTCTCCCTTCCACCCTGGCACATCCTGATTCGTAAAAACCCCTACCCCAGAAATTtagaagagagaaaaggagagaaaggataaaagagaaaggaggggaaaacgttAAGTAACAGTAACAAAGGTTAaggcaaataaataaagctcatGCATGGTCACATTCCATCTCCAGTTGGCTGGAGTCCTTAACTTCCATTCCtatctttcctcctcccctgacTCTCATTCAGGGGAGGACTCCACATGCCACAATTCCCCCACTTAGGCTCTCACCCTAGGTGGGGGTCACAGGCCTGTCTCTGACACACAGCCTGGCAGCCTTCCTATATCCAAACCAACAGGGGGGAATGCCCCTGCCCCCGTGTCACCCCTTTGGGGTTGGCACCGCCGCAcgtggcagggctggttcttatGAGCCTCTTCCCTGAACCACTCCAATCCCTGGTAAGGCTCCAGCTGCAGTACAGTCCCCAGCTGCAGGCACTGAGCAGCAAGCTGCAAGTTAAAATAGTCCAGCAAAGCAAGCTAGCAAGCAGAGCTAAGCgttaaaaaagaacaagaaaagaagGCACTCTTGTTAACAGGTAAAATGCAGTTGAGGCAGAAGGCTAGATGTTGTAGCTCACCAGTCCCGCTCTGTACTGCAAATAGGTGTTTCTATTCCTGTCCAATTAAGCACACTGGCAATCTAGAAAAGTATTATTTCTGACATTTCTGCAAGAGAAGCCCGCCAAACAGCAAGCTTTTCCTAGGTTTTGGCTAGAAAATCCAGATTTGTTCACATTTCTCATTTGCCCATCGTCTATACAACCATAGATAGTGTGTACTTCAGCAATGCACTTTATGAGGGCTGCCACAGAATGCGGTTTGGAAATTTCAGTTGGCATGATCCAAAGCAGTTTTTCTCATACATCTATCTACTGTGCACTTACATGATTTGCCTAATACCCATTGTTTCATTCTTTTTTCTGTACATCATTTCATCAGAACCTGCCCCTaaaaagtggcttacaaatacCTTGAGTTGTATcaaatggtgtcattctgctggcAAAGGGAGACCAGAGCAGATTCAGAGTGTGCAGGGGGAAGGTGAGGATGAAGAAGTCCCATTGCATAAGCGGACATCTGCTCATATGGCATTGACTCCAATGCCCTTGAATAACAAATACATTAGTAAgctagaaatgtaagaaatctGTGTTTTGGATGCTCCGCCAAAGCCATATCAGAATTGCATTGTGTGCAGTGTACTAACCTCTACATTTTAAATCCTTTGTTTACTTTATCGTTTTTTTCATTATTGGGGTATCAACAGCATTTTTTAGTTTCTATTATGGTAAAGCCGGCTCACTAACTGAGCAGTTGTAGCTGTTTTCTCTTTTATAGCTTGCCTAGCTAGGAAATCAAGAATCTGCATTCTGTGGCTACACCTCCAAGCCCATAAAATCTGCAGTGATACAGATGTGTTTTGCTACTTGAATCTTTGCTGTAACTCTGCATTTAATGCCTCTCCACAGGATTTTTCAGGAGGTGAAAGGCTCCTCCTCAAGCAGCAAATAAATTCTGTTCTGTGAGTTTAGAGGCTTTCAACAACCCTATTCTCATGGGACAGATTTAAATAATTAATCAAGAAACCGCTAGAAAGAACTGCAGGATGCCTTTTTGTGGTCGGGACTGCTAAATTGTACGAGAAGAGGAAATTTTGGAAGATGATTAGATTTTCTGCgtgcacgcacatgcacacacatccaaaaaGGACATATCCGAGATAGGCATCCTTTtggcaatttaagaaactgtgctgggggctgtcttgacgttgtctttgccccggggtggctctggATCTGTGCTGTGTTGGTTAGATGACACAGTTGCAGATTCGAAGCCACGCTGGGATGAAGATGTGTGGATGAAAAGtgggggacttaccctgacttttccagccacagtgaggtcagcctggctcttccgccAGTCTGTCATCGCTCAAAGCCACTCCAGGGGCGTTTCCGGGTagaaggtgacctcctattggttgTCAGAAGCCAGGGGAGTGCCGGCAAGCTGAATGGCCATCAGAACGCCCTGCACTGCCTCCGACATGGGGAGAAAAGTTTCCCTTTTGAAGAGGAGCCTTTTGTGTTTTACAGGGGTAAGGGGGAAAGCCAGGGAAGGACAGCTGTAAACTCCGCActcgctccttggcatggggattatccAGCGCAATTCAAGCAGAGCCCGCTtattgaaagcaaagggaggtgggaaaggaagaagcccatttcacacacaggcaaactgaggcagcaggcaaataagagtcaatgactgcaagggagagagtttgggttatgtaatcacatgtttaaaggagaaaaagaaggatttttttaaaaaaaaaacatgttcacaatataattgagatgcattatatagcaaaacaaaatggattctaggcccaaacatacatacacacaagaaTTTCTCAACTTGAAAATCACACACAAGCCCAAATAATTTTTTATACAACATGGCAGCACAGACTGAAATGTATTCCTTTTTCAGTCACAAccctattaaaatatttttacataaatctattgggctctgatgggaaagggttttgttaaaacaaaagtatttgtgcTGGGGGAAACGATCCCCTATATGCCCAGAAATGAACAAGGAAGATCAGCAACCAGcagcaagaaatatttttttaaaagtaagagacatttaaaaaaagcaataagatcataccaggaggaggaggatggtgaAATTCTTGAaactgtcccccaccccagcccctgcTCGGACTGAGCTGGCCAGATAGGCAAAGGTTGAAGAACAAACAGTAAAACTTTAACAGAACTATTATACACTGGACAAAAGAGGCTGATACCAAAAAGCAACATGCATATATGAAGACAATGTGCCgaacattaaaaacctcaaaaagcttattgcaaccagcacagaaatattctaccagccagattcaattcacaaaaaggtAAAAGTGGGTTGACaggagaatcttttaaaacatacttaatttaAACAGGGCACATTTGGTGGCAGCTGGcaaagcagaggcagcaacctgATCCCTGgtctctcctttcctcctctggCTTGCTTTTTTCTCTTTAGTTGGATCTCGCTCCAGCAGGGGTGTCGAAAAGAGCGAGCAAGAAAGCCGAGGCTGCTCTGTTTGGGAAAACCtcagcctggcctgcctggcaTGTATttgctctcctctccctccttgcTCTTGCACACCCTCACTCCTTCCTAACCTTCTcacctctttctaaaacaagACACAATTAATCGCCAAGACAATGAGGCCTGGAAGCCTCCAGAACTGGCTCAGAAGCTGCCTTCTTGGCTGTCCCAGAATACAAGTGCTTATAACAGGGgtccagcaactggggtggcaagctccttgtttggggtgggggtgagatgcTCCCCCCACCGTGCCACCACGCGCACCAGCCTAAGCTGCTGCTCAAAGGGAATCTTTTATAATGATAAGCTGCCTGTGGGGTAGAAATATATGAAATAATACAGTATGTTGTGTTACTATTTAATCATTTCCTCCACCTATCACACCCATCAGCTAAATTGATTCTCATCTTCCTTATCTGACTGTTATTTTTCTATTATATTTGGGTCGGGATGCCAGATCAGCTTCAAAAAGGAGGCACTGCCAAAGTGTGGAGAGTTGGTGACAAAAATGCTTAAGCATTTAATAGTTATGATGATGCTCTTCGCTATGGGGCGTTGTGGGACAAAACTGATGTTACTTGAAAAGTGTGTTTAGCAGCTAcgactctcccccccacccttcatttttactctagaataggtgcagAGACCCAAAACAGATCAGACTCATGGCATGGGGTGGGCGGAGTGGTTAGAAGGGCTTTAAAGATCTGAatcgggttgcagttaaacctcaaaaaaaccaagattatggcaaccagcttgattgataactggcaaataaagggagaaaacgtggaggcagtgacagactttgtatttctgggcgcaaagattactgcagacgctgactgcagccaggaaatcagaagacgtttacttcttgggaggagagcaatgacaaatcttgataaaatagttaagagcagagacaccacactgacaactaaggtccacatagttaaagcaatggtattccccgtagtaacctatggctgcgagagctggaccataaagaaggctgagcaaaggaagatagatgcttttgaactgtggtgttggaggaaaattctgagagtgccttggactgcaagaagatcaaaccagtccatactccaggaaataaagccagactgctcacttgagggaatggtattaaaggcaaaactgaagtactttggccacataatgagaagacaggataccctggagaagaggctgatgctagggaaagtggaaggcaaaaggaagaggggccgaccaagggcaagatggatggatgatattctggaggtgacagacttgaccttaggggagctgggggtggcgacagccgacagaaagctctggcgtgggctggtccatgaagtcacgaagagtcggaagcgactgaacgaataaacaacaacaaagatctGAATCGGGTCCCTGcccctagaataaaaatgaaaagacggcatagctgctagacacgcATTTAAAGTAACGTCTGTTTGGGAGGCTGTGTCCAGTAGGACGACCGCTATTCTTTTCAAGgctaaaaaagaacaaaaaagtagACGCAACCAGGTAGACTGATCATAGAGTCTAAACCCCTCCTGGCTTGCTCACTATCCCGCAATCGCTTTCCTATCTCTATGGTTGCATCACGTGTGTTTCCTTTTACTTCCTGTTTCGGCTGGCAAAGGGAGCTGATAGTGCGCGTGCGCAGGGAGCgcttccttttctcctttctttctacGGCCTGCGGGAGTAGCAAAATGGTGAGTGCAGCTCCTTGCCTTTCTATTCAGTTTTATCCGCCGCCATCCTGCTCGCCGCTCGTCTCATTAACGCGGTCGCTGCCGGGGGCTGGAAATATGGGGGGCAGGGTTATTCCGTGAGCCGTGTATTGAAAATATTACGGGCTGAGTGCCACGGAAGCGAGTCCCGGGCGGCTGGGCCCTCCTGAGGCTCCTGGCTGGGCCTACAATTGGATAGAGTCGGCTTGGGGAAAGAATGGGCGCTATGTGGATACTGTTAAGGGGAGAAGAAGCACTCTTGAGTTTGAGGCTACTGGGCTTTGTTCCTCCTTGGCCGCGAGGCCTCGCTTGACTTGGGAACTGCGTCTAATCTGAAAGTCTTTGCCCGCCGCCCCTTTGGTTTAACAAATTTAAACTATAGAAGTCTTTCCTTGCCTAATTGAAAGATAGAGAGGTTTTATGCGTTCTTTTTAAAGCATTGGCTGAACGGGTGGACGAACAGAGCTTCAGGAGCGTATTTTAAAggtagtaaaataataataataataataataataataataataataataatacaatatatttattaattatcagcctctccctttggattgaggcagggaacaacaccaaacacaatataatagataaaattagttaaaagagcgtataaaaccaatacaatattaaaataacaatcacataCATCCATTGTTTTCTGGTTATCTGTGATAATGGTTTTGCCTGTTCTTGAACTCAGTCAGGTAAGGAGTTTGTTAACCATCCTTGGGTTGGTTGCTCCAGTCTTTACCTTACACCCCCTTCTCAGACGTTTTCCTagcaaaatatgttttaaaaaacaaaatccttaGTGcataattctgtgcatgtttagagagcaaaacattctacaactcccaacgtTCCCCAGTCAGTGTGAGAGAACTATAATCCTTATGAATGATTAGAGCAACGTACCAACATGTTTTTCCATAAGGtttgaaatgcatttgaaatcctGTGTCAATATCTGTCATGGATACTTCAGAAAGAACATTCAGTAGAGCTTGTAGGGCTCACCAGCATGTGAATTGGATCGAAAGAGATGCCATGCACTTCATAGTCATTAgtcttttctttaaatatttgaagagtaacTCCATTTTAATGACATTTGGCTTGTCAAAGTCCTGCTGTTCTGTAGGCTTCTACCTGACATCATCTGCTGGCTTGAAGAAAAGGCGGCACTTGTTGCTCAGGAAAGAATGACAGCACTTATTCTAGCAGGCAGTAACAGAGGGAGTAAGAAGGGAATCACTCAAAGCACTTTGTAAtatcaaatgtaataaatgagtATTCATTTCAGAGATTGCTTCCTCCCCAACCTTCCCTCCCAGTCTCCTTTTCTTCTTGTGTTGTATCTTTTAGATAGTAAGTCTGACGGGGTAGGGACAGGCCACGTTGAGATCCTTTTTTAGCTTAAGGGAGcggtaaaaatgttttaaataaatatatctatctatctttggTGGATTCTGTAGTTGCATGGGGTGCTGATGGGCTTAAGTCTTGCTCCTGTGTATAGGAGtgtcagatattttggactatggcTCTCATCAACTCCCGCCATCATGGGCAGTGCTCAGGGTTTATGGGGAATTCTAACCTCAAACATCGGGAGGTTGTTGACACCTACTCAAGGGCATCTGACTGTTAGGGATAGCCTGTCTTGGGGATAAGACCTGAATCTGTAAAGCTCTGGGTGGCCTCTGTCCAGGGCTGTTGTCCTACCTCACAGAATGATTGTGAACCAATCCCCcgagttccttggagaaagagcAGAACACTTATAAGATAGGGACATAGGTGacactgtataaataataataaaaggggagATTAAATTAAGTAAAGGAGCGATGGTTGATTTGGAGAACACTTTCCCTGCAATGGTTACCTTTGTAAAGAAGAGAGAATCTTGTAGAGCCTAGTTGGCTGAGGAACTCTGACATACAATGAATTCCCTTACACATAGGGGAATGTGGCAAAAAGCAAATGAATTGAAACTAGTGATAGTAGAATGCATTGTGCATTTGTTGTCCTTAGGCAATCTAGTTCTTCTGGATATCCAGTTTTTGCTAACAGTAAACTGAGTGTTTCGGGGTACGGtggggaagggtggtggtggtcatggccCTAGTGGAGCACTTGAAATGAGTAGTTTGTATCTTGGAATCCTGTTTCTACTTGAGAGCAAATCCCATTGGACTTGGTCAAGTCTGAATAAGCATGCATGGAAGCAGGCTGTTAAATCTTGCCCTTTCAGTGTATTTAGCTCCTTTATGGTTGTAATAAGGGTGGGCATAGGCAGGCACTGATAACGTTGTCAGAAGTGAAACATGACATGTTTTGTAATCCTACTGTAACAGGCCAAACGCACCAAGAAGGTTGGGATCGTGGGTAAATATGGTACCCGATATGGAGCATCCCTGAGGAAGATGGTGAAGAAGATTGAAATTAGCCAGCATGCCAAGTACACCTGCTCCTTCTGTGGCAAGGTGAGGATGTCTTTCACTGCTGCAAGCCTCCCATGACCCCTTGGTGTCCCTTTCTCTTTCATTTTGGGTCTACTCATGCGTGAAAGGTCCCACTTTAGATTTTGAAGCTGTGGAATTGGGGTGATTCTACATCAGCATTACACACTGTTGAAAATCCTATtcatttcccctttttaaaagtgGGTAAAAATCAGTTTGctactgaaatttggcagcaaaccccACTACAGAGGCTTACgaaggacaaatttagcttgttttccagctgagtggttttttgtttctttgctaATACAGTCTGTGGGGATAGGGTGGGCAGGGAGGTGGAATTGGTTCCAGGACTGCCTGAGATTGCTCACTCTTGCCTTAAAACAGAACAAATTTATCTGCAAGTACAGCCTATGATATGTACAAGTAGAACTATTGTACAACACACCACCTATCATAGAGCAGGTTAACTCTGGTAACGTTTTATTTACCAAGCATGTGAGTTGAGAGTGCCACTAGAATTGTCCATGAAGCTCTTTGCTTCATTTAGTGTTACGTTTCAAAACCAAAGTGTTGTAGTCATATAAAGTgtaaacacacattaaaaaggcAATTGCAGGTGTACTGGAGGGAGGGAGTCCTAGAAAAATGCAGTTAAACcaatctttcccaacctggtgccacccagatgttttggattacaactttcagcattcctcaccatgggcTATAATGGCTCTGAGTGATaggagtttaagtccaaaacatcattTTTACCAAACCTTTAGTTAATTTTCTTAGATTACTCTTTTTGTCTTAATTAACCTGCTCAAGTACTGTATTCATGGTGCTTTATATTTTTGCTCAGGCTGAGGAAAATATATATGCTTTTCTTAAAACATGATGAGCACGATAATTTCTACCTTCTACATTGTGGGCTAACTCACAATAGTTGATTAGTGGGCCATCATTTCTAGAGAAAGAGTGATGAAAGGAAGGTTGGGGTTCAAAATGGTTACATGAGAGGTGGCAATCAACAGTTctattttcctttcctcctgccaCCATAGCTGCCTCCTTTTGTTACCCAAGGTATAGATCAGTGTTAAGTGATCTTTACGTGTGACCTAATATAGCTGACAGGACTGGACTTAGGGCAGCTTTGGATATGTGCTTACCATGTCAAAAACTGGGGTGTTAACCACATGATCATACATGATGATAACTTAATGCTCTTTTATGTATGGTATTAGAAAGCTGCAGTAAGAccactttaatttttaaattcaTATTAGTTGTATGAAATCTTGGGGGGAAATCATGACATGTATTTTGATTATTTGTGTGGTGAACGTTAAATGAGTAAGTAAgagagatatatttattttttacagacaAAAATGAAGAGGAAAGCAGTGGGTATCTGGCACTGTGGCTCTTGCATGAAAACAGTGGCTGGTGGTGCCTGGACATACAAGTAAGGGGAAATTAACAATGCAGAAGTGGGTGTGGGGTGTCTTTTCTGTCTATGGCGGATACTTTGTGGAAACTTGCTCTGAGGTAAACATTCATCTAAGATGGGCAGCTGGATTCTCTGGCATGATCTGGAGTACTGATTACCTCAAGTTTGGTATTTTCTCCCTGCATGCATAGGAATAAATAATCTAGCCCTAAATAGAGCATCAGTATCCTGATCACAACTCTCTAAATGGGTCTGCTTCCTTATTTCAGTTTTCTTCCCACTCAAAACCCAGTCTTTCAAACATTGTGACTAGAGCTCTTATCCAAATCAGTCCATAAAACTTGCATCCACATGCAGTTCATTGTTTTCAGCAAAAGTCTGTGTACTTCTTAAAAGAGTCGGTGTAAGGTAATTGAGTAGGACCAAACTAAACCATAAATTAACCGTATGCATTCAGTGTGCCTTTTACTTTAAAAGCAAcagctgtggggagggggtttAAACCTTTCCCC
This window encodes:
- the RPL37A gene encoding large ribosomal subunit protein eL43; protein product: MAKRTKKVGIVGKYGTRYGASLRKMVKKIEISQHAKYTCSFCGKTKMKRKAVGIWHCGSCMKTVAGGAWTYNTTSAVTVKSAIRRLKELKDQ